The following coding sequences lie in one Anguilla anguilla isolate fAngAng1 chromosome 14, fAngAng1.pri, whole genome shotgun sequence genomic window:
- the LOC118212845 gene encoding E3 ubiquitin-protein ligase MARCHF3-like → MTTSRCSQLPEVLSDRLDPAHAPRRPGCRDHAPLAAAGPPDRPGPAHTGKVVDEPSGRGGGQPQYVMQVSAKDGQLLSTVVGTFATPSPLVERPMCRICHEGSGQEELLSPCECAGTLGTIHRSCLEHWLSASSTSMCELCHFQFSVQRKTRPLLEWVRSPGLRQAQRTLLGDMVCFLLITPLATISGWLCLRGAVDHLHFSSRLEAVGLIALTVALFTIYLFWTLVSLRYHCRLYNEWRQTNQRVVLLLPKTHGEPPAQQPLTGPPPAKRPSKETIV, encoded by the exons ATGACGACCAGCCGCTGCAGCCAGCTCCCCGAGGTGCTGTCGGACAGGCTGGACCCCGCCCACGCGCCGCGCAGGCCGGGCTGCAGAGACCACGCCCCCCTCGCCGCCGCCGGGCCCCCGGACCGcccgggccccgcccacacggGGAAGGTCGTGGACGAGCCCAGCGGGCGTGGCGGCGGGCAGCCGCAGTACGTCATGCAGGTCTCCGCCAAGGACGGCCAGCTGCTCTCCACCGTGGTCGGGACCTTCGCCACGCCGAG CCCCCTGGTGGAGAGGCCCATGTGTCGGATCTGTCACGAGGGCAGTGGGCAGGAGGAGCTGCTCTCCCCCTGTGAGTGTGCGGGCACCCTGGGCACCATCCACCGCAGCTGCCTGGAGCACTGGCTCTCCGCCTCCAGCACCAGCATGTGCGAGCTCTGCCACTTCCAGTTCAGCGTGCAGCGCAAGacccgccccctgctggag tGGGTGCGGAGCCCCGGTTTGAGGCAGGCCCAGAGGACGCTTTTGGGGGACATGGTGTGCTTCCTGCTCATCACGCCGCTGGCCACCATCTCGGGCTGGCTGTGCCTGCGGGGCGCGGTCGACCACCTGCACTTCTCCAGCCGCCTGGAGGCCGTGGGGCTCATCGCCCTGACCGTCGCCCTCTTCACCATCTACCTCTTCTGGACCCTG gtATCGCTCAGGTACCACTGTCGGCTGTATAACGAGTGGAGGCAGACCAATCAGAGGGTGGTTCTCCTGCTCCCAAAAACGCACGGGGAGCCCCCAGCACAGCAGCCCCTCACGGGCCCCCCTCCCGCAAAACGCCCCTCCAAAGAGACCATCGTCTGA